The following are encoded in a window of uncultured Pseudomonas sp. genomic DNA:
- a CDS encoding NCS1 family nucleobase:cation symporter-1 encodes MQQSRSQVTERDGLYELAAGPDVLDSPRYNHDIAPTQVHERTWNKWHITALWVGMSICVPTYTLGGVLTAYFGLSVSEALLAILFANIIVLIPLTLNAFPGTKYGIPFPVLLRSSFGVIGSNVPCLIRAVVACGWFGIQTMFGGLAIHLLLGSIFEGWKSLGGTGEVIGFMIFWTLNLWVVLRGAESIKWLETLSAPLLVLVGAGLLVWALPNVSMSELLAQPANRPEGASVTSYFLAGLTAMVGFWATLSLNIPDFSRYAKSQKDQIIGQVIGLPLTMFLFAALGVVMTAASASLVGETVSDPVTLIGHIQSPGWVALAMALIIVATLSTNTAANIVSPTNDFQNIAPKLINRTKAVMLTGLIGLGLMGHELLKKLGLLVSDLSLESVYSNWLLGYSSLLGPIAGIMVVDYFLIKKQRLDLAGLYRDDVYPAWNWIGFAAFAVPVALTLLSLGSNAFSWFYDYGWFTGSFLGGLIYFALCSLRSAQPVAAKAPV; translated from the coding sequence CAGATCACAAGTGACTGAACGCGATGGCTTGTACGAACTGGCCGCTGGCCCCGACGTACTCGACAGCCCGCGCTATAACCACGACATCGCCCCCACTCAGGTGCACGAGCGCACCTGGAACAAGTGGCACATCACCGCACTGTGGGTCGGCATGTCGATCTGCGTGCCGACCTACACCCTGGGCGGCGTGCTGACCGCCTACTTCGGTCTATCGGTCAGCGAGGCACTGCTGGCCATCCTGTTTGCCAACATCATCGTACTGATCCCGCTGACACTGAATGCCTTCCCCGGCACCAAGTACGGCATACCGTTTCCGGTGTTATTGCGCTCTTCATTTGGGGTGATCGGTTCCAACGTGCCCTGCTTGATACGCGCCGTGGTGGCCTGCGGCTGGTTTGGTATTCAGACCATGTTCGGCGGCCTGGCCATTCACCTGCTGCTCGGTTCGATCTTCGAGGGCTGGAAAAGCCTGGGCGGTACCGGTGAGGTGATCGGCTTTATGATCTTCTGGACCCTCAATTTGTGGGTGGTGCTGCGCGGGGCCGAGTCGATCAAGTGGCTGGAAACCCTCTCAGCACCGCTGCTGGTGCTGGTCGGTGCCGGTCTGCTGGTGTGGGCGTTGCCCAATGTGTCGATGAGCGAACTGCTGGCGCAGCCGGCGAACCGTCCGGAGGGCGCCAGCGTGACCAGTTACTTTCTCGCTGGGCTGACGGCGATGGTCGGTTTCTGGGCCACCCTGTCGTTAAACATTCCTGACTTCAGCCGCTACGCCAAGAGCCAGAAGGACCAGATCATCGGCCAGGTCATTGGTTTGCCGTTGACCATGTTCCTCTTCGCCGCCCTCGGTGTGGTCATGACGGCGGCTTCGGCCTCGCTGGTCGGTGAGACCGTATCCGACCCGGTCACGCTGATCGGGCATATCCAGAGCCCCGGCTGGGTTGCCCTGGCCATGGCGCTGATTATCGTCGCCACGCTGTCGACCAACACCGCCGCGAACATCGTCTCGCCGACCAATGATTTCCAGAACATCGCGCCCAAGCTGATCAACCGCACCAAGGCGGTGATGCTGACCGGGCTGATTGGACTGGGATTGATGGGTCACGAGCTGCTGAAAAAGCTCGGCCTGCTGGTCTCTGACCTCAGCCTGGAAAGCGTCTACTCCAACTGGCTGCTGGGTTACTCCAGCCTGCTCGGGCCGATTGCCGGGATCATGGTGGTGGATTATTTCCTGATCAAAAAGCAGCGCCTCGACCTGGCTGGTCTGTACCGCGACGACGTCTATCCGGCATGGAACTGGATCGGCTTTGCCGCCTTTGCGGTGCCAGTGGCGCTCACCCTGTTGTCGCTCGGCAGTAACGCCTTCAGCTGGTTTTATGACTACGGCTGGTTTACCGGCTCCTTCCTTGGCGGCCTGATCTATTTCGCCTTGTGCAGCTTGCGTAGCGCGCAGCCTGTGGCGGCCAAAGCCCCGGTTTGA
- a CDS encoding Zn-dependent hydrolase — translation MNTATEVLQSSRPHVNGERLWQSLMELAQLGATVKGGVCRLALTDLDRQARDLFVRWCEDAGCTVSVDGVGNIFARRPGRNNALPPVMTGSHIDTQPTGGKFDGCFGVLAGVEVLRTLNDLDVQTEAPLEVVVWTNEEGSRFAPCMMGSGVFAEKFTLEETLAKRDAEGVSVGEALNAIGYAGTRAVTGHAVGAYFEAHIEQGPILEDQGKTIGVVLGALGQKWFDLNLKGVEAHAGPTPMHLRKDALVGAAAVVAAVNRVALEHQPHACGTVGCLQAYPGSRNVIPGEVRMTLDFRHLEPARLDSMIAEVREVIEVTCAKHGLSFEMTPTADFPPLYFNQGCVEAVRGAAAGLGLTHMDIVSGAGHDAIFLAELGPAGMIFVPCEGGISHNEIENAAPADLAAGCAVLLRAMLAASVALAKEKQAA, via the coding sequence ATGAACACGGCCACTGAGGTTTTGCAATCCAGCCGCCCGCACGTCAACGGCGAGCGCCTGTGGCAATCGCTGATGGAGTTGGCGCAGCTTGGCGCCACGGTTAAAGGCGGGGTCTGCCGGCTGGCGCTGACCGATCTCGATCGACAGGCCCGCGACCTGTTCGTGCGCTGGTGCGAGGATGCCGGCTGCACGGTAAGCGTGGATGGCGTAGGCAACATCTTTGCCCGCCGGCCTGGGCGCAATAATGCACTGCCACCGGTCATGACCGGCAGCCATATCGATACCCAGCCCACCGGCGGCAAGTTTGACGGCTGCTTCGGCGTGCTGGCTGGCGTCGAGGTGCTGCGCACCCTGAATGATTTGGATGTGCAAACGGAAGCGCCGCTGGAAGTGGTGGTGTGGACCAACGAAGAGGGCTCGCGTTTTGCCCCGTGCATGATGGGCTCCGGGGTCTTCGCTGAGAAATTCACCCTGGAAGAAACCCTGGCCAAGCGCGATGCCGAGGGTGTCAGTGTCGGCGAAGCATTGAACGCCATCGGTTACGCCGGCACGCGCGCTGTGACGGGGCACGCGGTGGGTGCTTACTTTGAGGCGCATATCGAGCAGGGGCCGATTCTCGAAGATCAGGGCAAAACCATCGGTGTGGTACTCGGTGCCCTTGGGCAGAAGTGGTTCGACCTCAACCTCAAGGGTGTTGAAGCGCATGCCGGCCCCACGCCGATGCACCTGCGCAAAGACGCGCTGGTCGGCGCGGCGGCTGTAGTGGCGGCAGTCAACCGGGTGGCCCTGGAGCACCAGCCGCATGCGTGCGGCACGGTGGGTTGCCTGCAGGCTTATCCAGGCTCGCGCAATGTGATTCCCGGTGAGGTACGTATGACCCTGGATTTTCGCCATCTGGAACCGGCGCGCCTGGACTCGATGATTGCCGAGGTGCGAGAGGTGATCGAGGTTACATGTGCCAAGCACGGTTTGAGCTTCGAGATGACGCCGACGGCGGATTTCCCGCCGCTGTATTTCAACCAAGGCTGCGTCGAGGCGGTGCGTGGTGCGGCGGCCGGGCTGGGCTTGACACATATGGATATCGTCAGCGGCGCCGGGCATGACGCGATCTTTCTTGCCGAGCTGGGGCCGGCCGGGATGATTTTTGTGCCGTGCGAAGGCGGGATCAGCCATAACGAAATCGAGAATGCGGCGCCAGCCGACTTGGCTGCCGGTTGCGCGGTGTTGCTGCGCGCCATGCTCGCGGCCTCGGTAGCGCTGGCCAAGGAGAAACAGGCGGCATGA
- a CDS encoding MAPEG family protein, producing the protein MTVAYWCVLIALFLPYVSAVTAKAVSGGFSPKHNHDPRALLDNLSGIGRRANNAQLNSFEVTPAFSAAVIIAHLAGGAEQALIDQLAMAFIVSRLLYLVCYLADWAPVRSLMWFVNMGLIISLFVVAA; encoded by the coding sequence ATGACCGTTGCTTACTGGTGTGTGTTGATTGCGCTGTTTTTGCCTTACGTGTCGGCCGTGACGGCCAAGGCCGTTAGCGGCGGGTTCAGCCCTAAGCACAACCACGATCCGCGTGCGCTGCTGGATAACCTCAGCGGTATTGGCCGGCGCGCCAACAATGCCCAGCTCAACAGCTTCGAGGTGACCCCGGCGTTTTCCGCTGCGGTGATCATTGCTCACCTGGCTGGCGGAGCCGAGCAGGCGCTGATCGATCAGTTGGCGATGGCGTTTATTGTCAGCCGCCTCCTCTATCTCGTTTGCTACCTGGCGGACTGGGCTCCTGTGCGTTCGCTGATGTGGTTCGTCAACATGGGGCTGATTATCAGCCTGTTCGTGGTTGCGGCTTAA
- a CDS encoding cytochrome c, whose protein sequence is MKFKTLSLILLLLAVSGCGGVDPNSPEGQRQSIFKQMLKVSENLGGMLRGRVAFKEAAFVAGAAELDQLTRKPWQHFPQVREEESGETRAKDDVWQRQARFQELARAMEASTAALVVATHAQPLTPEALTAPVQRVEDSCKACHEEFRAF, encoded by the coding sequence ATGAAGTTTAAAACCCTGTCCCTGATTTTATTGCTGCTGGCTGTGAGTGGTTGCGGCGGTGTTGACCCCAACTCGCCAGAAGGCCAGCGGCAGAGCATTTTTAAGCAGATGCTCAAGGTCAGCGAAAACCTTGGCGGCATGTTGCGTGGGCGGGTTGCGTTCAAGGAAGCAGCGTTTGTTGCCGGGGCGGCCGAGCTCGACCAACTGACGCGCAAGCCTTGGCAGCACTTTCCGCAGGTGCGCGAAGAGGAGAGTGGCGAAACCCGTGCCAAAGATGATGTCTGGCAGCGCCAGGCGCGTTTTCAGGAATTGGCGCGGGCGATGGAGGCCAGCACGGCGGCGCTGGTAGTGGCGACCCATGCTCAACCCCTCACGCCTGAGGCGCTGACGGCACCGGTGCAGCGGGTCGAAGACAGCTGCAAGGCGTGCCATGAAGAGTTCCGCGCGTTCTAA
- a CDS encoding DUF1090 domain-containing protein: MRKPLLVSALLLTSALAYAATSATQPLSGCAGKRQAISEQLDIAKRHGNSNQQAGLEKALKAVDDNCNDADLRAEREAKVVNAIEDVDEREKDLREALADGDQDDINKRQDKLQASRAKLQQARDALGQ; encoded by the coding sequence ATGCGCAAACCCCTGTTAGTAAGCGCCCTGCTACTGACCAGCGCACTGGCCTACGCGGCCACAAGCGCAACGCAGCCACTCAGCGGCTGCGCCGGTAAACGCCAAGCCATCAGCGAACAACTCGACATCGCCAAACGCCACGGCAATAGCAATCAGCAAGCCGGTCTGGAGAAAGCCCTGAAGGCAGTGGACGATAATTGCAACGATGCCGACCTGCGCGCAGAGCGCGAAGCCAAGGTGGTCAACGCCATCGAGGACGTTGACGAGCGCGAGAAGGATTTACGCGAAGCGCTGGCCGATGGCGACCAGGACGACATCAACAAGCGCCAGGACAAATTGCAGGCCTCGCGCGCGAAACTGCAGCAAGCCCGCGATGCGCTCGGCCAATAG
- the ligB gene encoding NAD-dependent DNA ligase LigB — MLMMKALIAGLLLLSNPLWAACPDWPAPRAALEISALAQQLRAWDDAYHRQGQSPVADELYDQASATLQHWRSCFATASPPPGNPLSTSSGPLRHPVAQTGLRKLADQRAAARWIAQRKDLWIQPKVDGVAVSLVYRQGRLQQLISRGDGRSGQDWTAVARQLPAIPAQLPRPLDVILQGELYWRLPGHIQHRAGSLGARSKVAGLLARQALTAEEAAGIGLFVWDWPDGPEQMQDRLEQLGALGFADSQRFSQPIRTPREAVQWRERWYNSALPFASDGVVLRQGQRPSAARWQAEPPHWAVAWKYPASQTVAVVQAVDFRIGRSGRITPVLRVQPVILDDRRIEYVSAGSLHRWRALDIRPGDQVVIRLSGLTIPTLDRVLWRTQQRAELHVPDATVYHPLSCWRLSAACASQFRARLAWLSGKQGLALPGVGPGTWEKLLRAQQVHSLSDWLQLSTEQLSRVPGLGPRSAASLRQSFDLARERPQHRWLRAIGVPSQVKLDADWDTLALRSRADWQRQPGIGPKRAAQLQAFFQHPEVQALRAQLRDAQIAGF; from the coding sequence ATGCTCATGATGAAAGCGCTGATCGCCGGCCTCCTGCTACTCAGCAACCCGTTATGGGCCGCCTGCCCGGACTGGCCCGCGCCACGCGCCGCACTGGAAATCAGCGCACTGGCCCAGCAACTCAGAGCCTGGGACGACGCCTACCATCGCCAGGGACAAAGCCCGGTCGCTGACGAGCTTTATGACCAAGCCAGCGCCACCCTGCAGCACTGGCGCAGCTGCTTCGCCACTGCCAGCCCGCCCCCCGGGAACCCACTGAGCACCAGTAGCGGGCCACTGCGCCACCCCGTGGCACAAACCGGGCTGCGCAAGCTGGCGGACCAACGCGCCGCCGCCCGCTGGATCGCTCAGCGCAAAGACCTGTGGATTCAGCCAAAGGTCGACGGCGTTGCCGTGAGCCTGGTGTATCGCCAGGGTCGGCTGCAGCAACTGATCAGTCGCGGCGATGGCCGCAGCGGCCAAGACTGGACTGCCGTGGCGCGCCAGCTGCCGGCCATCCCCGCACAACTGCCGCGGCCGCTGGACGTGATACTGCAAGGCGAGCTGTATTGGCGGCTGCCAGGGCATATTCAGCACCGAGCCGGCAGCCTCGGTGCGCGTAGCAAGGTCGCCGGACTGCTGGCCCGGCAAGCGCTAACGGCTGAGGAGGCTGCGGGCATCGGGCTGTTTGTCTGGGACTGGCCCGACGGCCCGGAGCAGATGCAAGACCGCTTAGAGCAACTCGGCGCACTGGGCTTTGCCGACAGCCAGCGCTTTAGCCAGCCCATTCGCACGCCCCGCGAAGCCGTCCAGTGGCGCGAGCGCTGGTACAACAGCGCCCTGCCCTTCGCCAGCGATGGCGTGGTGCTGCGCCAGGGCCAGCGCCCGTCTGCCGCACGCTGGCAAGCCGAGCCACCGCATTGGGCAGTGGCCTGGAAGTACCCGGCCAGCCAGACAGTCGCCGTCGTGCAGGCCGTGGATTTTCGTATCGGCCGCAGCGGACGCATCACCCCGGTGTTGCGCGTGCAGCCAGTTATATTGGACGACCGGCGCATCGAATATGTCAGTGCTGGCTCGCTACATCGTTGGCGGGCCTTGGACATTCGCCCCGGCGACCAGGTGGTGATCCGCCTCTCCGGGCTAACCATTCCCACCTTGGACCGCGTGCTCTGGCGCACGCAACAACGCGCCGAGCTGCACGTGCCAGATGCCACGGTTTACCACCCCCTTAGCTGCTGGCGCCTCTCCGCCGCCTGCGCCAGCCAGTTCCGCGCGCGCCTGGCGTGGCTCAGCGGCAAACAGGGGCTGGCCTTACCGGGTGTGGGCCCCGGCACTTGGGAGAAGCTGTTGCGCGCGCAACAGGTCCATAGCCTCAGCGACTGGCTGCAGCTCTCGACCGAGCAGCTCAGTCGCGTGCCCGGCCTCGGCCCGCGCAGCGCCGCCAGCCTGCGACAGAGCTTCGACCTGGCCCGCGAACGCCCACAGCACCGCTGGCTGCGCGCAATAGGTGTACCGAGCCAGGTAAAACTGGATGCCGACTGGGACACCCTGGCGCTACGCAGTCGCGCCGACTGGCAACGCCAACCTGGCATCGGCCCCAAACGGGCGGCGCAGCTGCAGGCGTTTTTCCAACACCCGGAAGTACAGGCCTTGCGCGCGCAATTACGCGACGCGCAGATCGCCGGCTTTTAA
- the metK gene encoding methionine adenosyltransferase: MSEYSLFTSESVSEGHPDKIADQISDAVLDAIITQDKHARVACETMVKTGVAIVSGEVTTSAWVDLEEITRKVICDIGYTSSDVGFDGNTCGIINIIGKQSPDINQGVDRAKPEDQGAGDQGLMFGYASNETDVLMPAPIVFSHRLVERQAEARKSGLLPWLRPDAKSQVTCRYDGGKVVGIDAVVLSTQHNPDVSLPDLREAVMELIIKHTLPAELLHKGTQFHINPTGNFVIGGPVGDCGLTGRKIIVDSYGGMARHGGGAFSGKDPSKVDRSAAYAGRYVAKNIVAAGLAERCEIQVSYAIGVAQPTSISLNTFGTNKVAEELIIKLVRELFDLRPYAITKMLDLLHPMYQETAAYGHFGRTPAQKTVGDDTFTTFTWEQTDKAAELRAAAGL, from the coding sequence ATGAGCGAATACTCCCTCTTTACCTCCGAGTCCGTCTCCGAAGGCCATCCCGACAAGATCGCCGACCAGATTTCCGATGCCGTGCTCGACGCCATCATCACCCAGGACAAACACGCCCGCGTCGCCTGTGAAACCATGGTTAAGACCGGTGTGGCCATCGTCTCCGGCGAAGTCACCACCAGCGCCTGGGTCGACCTGGAAGAAATCACCCGCAAGGTGATCTGCGACATCGGCTACACCAGCTCCGACGTCGGCTTCGACGGCAACACCTGCGGCATCATCAACATCATTGGCAAGCAGTCCCCGGACATTAACCAGGGTGTTGACCGAGCCAAGCCGGAAGACCAGGGTGCCGGCGACCAGGGCCTGATGTTTGGCTACGCCAGCAACGAAACCGACGTGCTGATGCCCGCACCGATCGTGTTCAGCCACCGCTTGGTTGAGCGCCAGGCCGAAGCACGCAAGTCCGGCCTGCTGCCGTGGCTGCGCCCGGATGCCAAATCCCAGGTCACCTGCCGTTACGACGGCGGCAAAGTGGTCGGCATCGACGCCGTGGTGCTGTCGACCCAGCACAACCCGGATGTCTCGCTGCCCGACCTGCGTGAAGCGGTGATGGAACTGATCATCAAGCACACCTTGCCGGCTGAACTGCTGCACAAGGGCACCCAGTTCCACATCAACCCGACCGGTAACTTCGTTATCGGTGGCCCGGTGGGCGACTGCGGCCTGACCGGCCGTAAGATCATCGTCGACTCCTACGGCGGCATGGCCCGTCACGGTGGCGGGGCGTTCTCCGGCAAGGACCCGTCCAAGGTTGACCGTTCAGCCGCTTACGCCGGTCGTTACGTGGCGAAGAACATCGTCGCTGCTGGCCTGGCCGAGCGCTGCGAAATCCAGGTGTCCTACGCCATCGGCGTGGCCCAGCCAACCTCAATCTCGCTGAACACCTTTGGCACCAACAAGGTGGCTGAAGAGCTGATCATCAAGCTGGTGCGCGAGCTCTTCGACCTGCGCCCGTACGCCATCACCAAGATGCTCGACCTGCTGCACCCGATGTACCAGGAAACCGCCGCCTACGGTCACTTCGGTCGCACCCCTGCGCAGAAGACGGTCGGCGACGACACCTTCACCACCTTCACCTGGGAACAAACCGACAAAGCCGCCGAGTTACGCGCGGCTGCCGGCCTGTAA
- a CDS encoding metalloregulator ArsR/SmtB family transcription factor, which produces MNMRASHLAFEPVDALAALCKASGDALRLNILRALANNSFGVLELAQIFATGQSGISHHLKVLAQAELVATRREGNAIFYRRALAQSEQLGSLLHAALLDEVDRLPLPAEVQQRIGAVHSQRAAASQAFFSRSAASFQAQQDLIAGLPQYRDSVLALLDSLGFAANACAVEVGPGDGGFLPELARRFEHVLALDNSAAMLELARLRCAEEGLNNVQLQLADALHDDYPAADCLVLNMVLHHFAAPAEALKQLAQRVKPGGSLLITELCSHNQSWARDACGDLWLGFEQDDLARWASAAELNTCESLYVGLRNGFQIQVRHFAKPSLPYGPRAATIDHSQEPER; this is translated from the coding sequence ATGAATATGCGTGCCTCCCATTTGGCCTTTGAGCCAGTCGACGCCCTCGCCGCCCTGTGCAAGGCCAGCGGCGATGCGCTGCGCCTGAACATCCTGCGCGCGCTGGCCAACAACTCGTTCGGCGTGCTGGAGCTGGCGCAGATATTCGCCACCGGCCAATCCGGCATCAGCCACCACCTCAAGGTGCTGGCGCAAGCCGAGTTGGTGGCCACCCGCCGTGAGGGCAATGCGATTTTCTACCGGCGCGCCTTGGCACAGAGTGAACAGCTCGGCAGCCTGTTGCACGCGGCACTGCTGGATGAAGTCGACCGTTTACCGTTACCGGCCGAGGTGCAGCAGCGCATTGGCGCAGTACACAGCCAGCGTGCCGCCGCCAGTCAGGCGTTCTTCAGCCGCAGCGCGGCCAGCTTCCAGGCGCAGCAGGACCTGATCGCCGGCCTGCCGCAATACCGTGACAGCGTGCTGGCCCTGCTCGACTCCCTGGGGTTTGCCGCCAACGCCTGCGCGGTGGAAGTTGGCCCCGGCGACGGTGGCTTTCTGCCGGAGTTGGCGCGGCGTTTTGAGCATGTACTGGCACTGGATAACAGCGCGGCGATGCTCGAACTGGCCCGCCTGCGCTGCGCCGAAGAGGGCTTGAATAATGTTCAGCTGCAACTGGCCGACGCCCTGCACGACGATTACCCGGCGGCCGATTGCCTGGTACTGAACATGGTCTTGCACCATTTTGCGGCCCCGGCCGAGGCGCTCAAACAGCTGGCTCAGCGCGTTAAGCCAGGCGGTAGCCTATTGATCACCGAGCTGTGCAGTCACAACCAGAGCTGGGCCCGCGATGCCTGTGGCGACCTGTGGCTGGGCTTCGAACAAGACGACCTGGCGCGCTGGGCCAGCGCCGCCGAGCTAAACACCTGCGAAAGCCTGTATGTGGGCTTGCGCAACGGCTTCCAAATTCAGGTACGGCACTTCGCCAAACCTTCACTACCTTATGGCCCACGGGCTGCAACTATCGATCACTCACAGGAACCCGAACGATGA
- a CDS encoding LysR family transcriptional regulator has protein sequence MNLHHLKVFLAIAETGSISAGAARLFISQPAVTREIRELEARLNLRLFDRQSRGVSPTAAGQRLLPYAERIFALEQAAERDLHAFANLSCGELALGASATLGSYLLPGLIAGFHQQHPQLQLSLLIGNTADSLRQLERNEITLAFIEGPFDREQFSHRLLGADALLPVASPQHPLAGRSQLSPAELVATPLLIREQGSGTRTTLEQAYQALGLEPCIAMALGNSEALKRSLLNGQAIAWISELAVQEELRSGQLCCLAVSGLSISRDLHAVWQREHSLSPAADALLNQVHDALNTSKANIKTF, from the coding sequence ATGAATCTACATCACCTCAAGGTGTTTCTCGCCATCGCCGAAACCGGCAGCATCAGCGCCGGTGCGGCACGCTTGTTTATCAGCCAGCCGGCGGTGACTAGGGAAATCCGCGAGCTGGAAGCGCGCCTAAACTTGCGCCTGTTTGATCGCCAGAGTCGCGGCGTCAGCCCGACCGCCGCCGGCCAGCGGTTACTGCCTTACGCCGAGCGCATCTTTGCCTTGGAACAAGCCGCCGAGCGCGACCTGCACGCTTTCGCCAACCTCAGCTGTGGCGAGCTGGCACTGGGCGCCAGCGCCACGCTGGGCAGCTACCTGCTGCCAGGCCTGATCGCCGGTTTTCACCAGCAGCACCCGCAGTTGCAACTGAGCCTGCTGATCGGCAATACCGCCGACAGCTTGCGGCAACTCGAACGCAATGAAATCACCCTGGCGTTTATCGAAGGCCCGTTTGACCGCGAGCAGTTCAGCCACCGCCTGCTTGGCGCTGACGCCCTGCTACCCGTGGCCAGCCCACAGCACCCGCTCGCGGGCCGCAGCCAGCTGAGCCCGGCAGAGCTGGTCGCCACGCCACTGCTGATCCGCGAACAGGGATCCGGCACCCGCACCACCCTGGAACAGGCCTACCAGGCACTCGGCCTGGAACCATGTATTGCCATGGCGCTGGGCAACAGCGAGGCACTCAAGCGCAGCCTGCTGAACGGGCAGGCCATCGCCTGGATCTCGGAACTGGCAGTGCAAGAGGAGCTGCGCAGCGGTCAATTATGCTGCCTGGCCGTCAGCGGCCTGAGTATCAGCCGCGACCTGCATGCGGTCTGGCAGCGCGAACACAGCCTGAGCCCTGCGGCGGATGCACTGTTAAATCAGGTGCATGATGCTCTGAACACCAGCAAGGCCAATATCAAAACTTTTTGA
- a CDS encoding TDT family transporter, which produces MLRPFTRLHEPLAFVRQFTPNWFAMTMGTGVLAQVVAKLPLSFTGQLWLAEGLWLLTLLLFGLFSLLFVARLLLFRDTLWPMLDHPVQSMFLGAIPMGLVQVINGMLLFAEPVYGAPVVQLAHGLWWLALALALGAALGVPYLMFTRQKHVLETLTGVWLLPIVAPEVVASGAAPLAPHLPAESAQLLLSLGYMLWGLSLSLAFALIALVLLRLALHKLPDMDFAASSWLPLGPLATGCLGLVSLGQAAPQAWQGTALQGAAEMAQQLGLVGGLALWGAGFWWLVAASMFTQHYLRRELPFNLGCWGFTFPLGVFTLATFALQQLTGLAFFTWVGLLLAGLLALIWMWVMRHTLRGLWHGELFKAPCLVVAKTV; this is translated from the coding sequence ATGCTTCGTCCTTTTACTCGTTTGCATGAACCGCTGGCGTTCGTGCGTCAGTTCACCCCCAACTGGTTTGCCATGACCATGGGCACCGGCGTGTTGGCCCAGGTAGTGGCCAAGCTGCCCTTGTCGTTCACCGGGCAGTTGTGGCTGGCCGAAGGCCTATGGCTGCTGACGCTGCTACTGTTTGGGCTGTTCAGCCTGCTGTTTGTCGCGCGCTTGCTGCTGTTTCGCGACACCCTGTGGCCGATGCTGGATCATCCGGTGCAGTCGATGTTCCTGGGCGCGATTCCCATGGGGCTGGTGCAGGTGATCAACGGCATGCTGCTGTTTGCCGAACCGGTGTATGGCGCGCCAGTGGTGCAACTGGCGCACGGCCTTTGGTGGCTGGCCTTGGCCTTGGCGTTGGGGGCTGCGCTGGGTGTGCCTTACCTGATGTTTACCCGGCAAAAGCATGTGCTGGAGACCCTGACAGGCGTCTGGTTACTGCCGATAGTGGCACCTGAGGTGGTCGCTAGTGGTGCTGCGCCGCTGGCCCCACATCTGCCGGCCGAGTCGGCGCAATTACTGCTGAGTCTCGGTTATATGTTGTGGGGCTTGTCCCTGAGTTTGGCGTTTGCCCTGATCGCCCTGGTGCTGCTGCGCCTGGCCCTGCATAAATTGCCGGACATGGATTTCGCCGCCAGCAGCTGGTTGCCGCTGGGGCCGTTGGCTACCGGGTGCTTGGGCCTGGTCAGCCTGGGACAAGCCGCGCCACAGGCCTGGCAGGGTACGGCCTTGCAGGGCGCAGCAGAAATGGCGCAGCAGCTGGGTCTGGTCGGCGGGCTGGCACTCTGGGGGGCCGGGTTCTGGTGGTTGGTGGCGGCCAGTATGTTTACTCAGCATTACCTGCGCCGGGAGTTGCCGTTCAACCTGGGCTGCTGGGGATTCACCTTCCCGCTAGGGGTGTTTACCCTCGCTACCTTTGCCTTGCAGCAGTTAACCGGGTTGGCGTTTTTCACCTGGGTTGGGCTGCTGCTGGCCGGCTTGTTAGCGCTCATATGGATGTGGGTGATGCGTCACACTCTGAGAGGTCTCTGGCATGGCGAGCTGTTCAAAGCACCGTGCCTGGTTGTGGCGAAGACGGTTTAA